The nucleotide sequence attacatggtttgcgactaatttacgagaagaatcttttaaacctaattagtccatgatttgacaatgttttgctacagtcaACATGTGCTaacgacggattaattaggcttaaaaattcgtctcgtggagtactgacggattatgtaatttattttttattagtatccgaataccccatgcaacatcctcccgacatacctcctaaattttagtcactggatccaaacacccccttaggctAATTCTAATACTAGATACCATAGATAATTCCTATACCTATTAAATTGTGTAGATATTGCACGTAAAATTTATATTGTCAATTGGTAGTTTTTGCAAAAACAACCTTTTTTCTAACACATCTTTTTTTTCTATTATCTATCTACGTGTCTACCCCATCTTTTAATGCATGCCTTGGTTTTTGTGTAGATATAGTTTTGCATAAAAAAATGCTATTATTTTCTCTTCTTCTATgtctatatctatctatatacctaatattaaaaagCCAAACTTTTCTCGTGGTTTTCGTCCTGCCTTGGATGGGCTCCTCGAGTCCTCGTGCTGCACGCCGACTGCAGTTCGTTTTCCGGTTCGCCTCCTGTGGTCCGCTTCTGCCTCCAACCCCGTCTGCAACAGAGACTCCTAACCTTCCCTCCTCCTTTGAGAGATGAGAGCTTGCACTTCGCACGAATGAATGAGGGATGACGGATGGATGGACACAACCGGTTCTTGCCTCTTGAAATGATAAGGTTCCTTATGGAACTTGTCTTTGAACCCATCCAAATGTCAAAATCTACCACTATCTTCTTTATTTGTGCCTTTAAATCTTATAAATAACCCCTTATTATTTTTTTCATAATGATTCAACTCATCATATGTTTATGTCATCACCTACAATATTATGGATGGCAGATTTTTGGGGCAAAAGATACATGTGGCATATAAGTTCCGCATATTATTTGTACAGATCAAAATAACTAATaagaatatataatatatatccaTGCTATGTGATACTAGGTACTATATCTATATGTATATTTCTAAACCACGTCACGTATAATATTAAAGAGAGAATATTCTTACAAACCATTTTTAATTCCCCGTAATACATTCACGCTTCTCATTGTTCTGTATATGATATAGACTTGCAGTCTATGCTCGTACGAGTAAGAACAACACATGTCCAATAACGTTACGGTGTTTGATTACAAGATGCATCAAGTGACGATATGGAGCTCAATTCTAAGATGTATTCAATAGATGATGATTGTTGAATAAATCTTTGAGCCACAAATCATCTAATGAACCGCACAACAACCTCTTCCGTTGTAACACACGTTTGTGTTTACTAGTTAAATTCTAATATCACATCCTTATTTTACATAGTTGACATCTTAATTCGTGAATATAAAAGTCATTCTAACTTGTAGATTGGAGAGTGCCTTTAGCAAGACCACCTCCCTCGATGAGGCGAGGAGGGAACAAAGTGTACTAAAACACACCTCAATTTACAAATGGAAGGGCTCTTCTTGAAACAAGCAAGGACGATAGGGCCGGCACGCAAAAACACCCACCGACTGCGGAATGGCTAAAGGCATAAAACAATTCTCTCGCCCGCAGGCGAAGCCGAAGGAAACAGTATCATCGCAACGGTCTCCTGGGGCTGGAGTGCACTCCACAGTCGAAGACCCTCCCCAAGTCACCGAACGAAATCGTCGTGGGCAGCACTCGCCGCTCGCTCTCGCAGGCGGTGAGGCGGCGCTGTCAGAGCGGACTCCGCCCCCAACCCCCACGTCTCCCCCACAGGTAGGCCTGCAACCATGGCCGCGGCGGGCGGGCTCAGCCGCCGCTGCACCGTCCGCAGACAAGTCGACCTTTCGCCCTCCGAGAACAACCGTCTTCGTGTGGTCCTGGTAATCGCCTGCCCCTGCCCCCTTGCTGCTATTGCTTGAGCGTCTCTGGTTTACCGGAGAGAGGTCGATATGTTTCCTTGTGCTTACTGATGTGATCCTGGGCCAAATTGGTTGTTAGGTTTGGGGATTTGGTTTGCCTTTGCACGACACAGATCTGTTAACTAGCAATTCCCATTGTAATGACCAGCTGCGGGGTCGGGGTGGTGGTAGATTTGGACTAATCGGCGGTTCTCCGTTAGTATCGACGTTCTAACCACCGCTCTAATTACGTTCGGAGTTGAGGGTCCACTGCAATTCATGCCTTGCCTTCTCCTCCGCCACCTGCTGCCTGCTCCCTGCACAGCCTTGCCCTGCACTAACTCAAGGAAACAGGACAGATTCGTGCGTTTCAGCTGTCTAGCTTCTCTGGTTGCTCTTCGTCTGGGTtttatatgctttgcttgctACTTGTGTCTTATGATGGCGTGATTTTGGCAGGCTGTTTAAAAGGAGAGGAAAGCTAGGAGGAGGGAAGGAGTTAGTGTTAGAACAATGGGGGCTATTGGAGGCGATGAGTCGGTGCAGTGGGATAAAGTGGCTGGACCTGATGCTGTTAATGGCGGCGGAGGAAGTGTGGGGAGGATGGACAGGATACAGGTGCTGATCAGGCTGAGGCCGCTGAGCGAGAAGGAGGTTGCGAGGGGGGAGCCTGCAGAATGGGAGTGCATCAATGACACCACCATCATGTTCCGGAGCACATTCCCTGATCGACCCACCGCTCCGACAGCATACACATTTGGTCAGTGCATCTTTCCCTCCTCATTTGATGCTACACCTGTGCACTTGATCATTCTTTTGTGCTTCTGTATGTTTAACTAATCTGTACTGTATTTCAGGAAATCTTTAATCCCTTTTACTGTAACCCAGTTGTTGTAGGAACAACACCCAAAGCCTAATAATAAAAAAAGTATAATTCTCTTCAAGAATATTATGTGTTGTATTACATTTTAGGTCCTTAGAGCTGATGTTGGTTATCACCAGATAACAGGTATTAGACCACCACTGCATTTTTATGCACTCAATTCTGTGAGAGTAACTTAGAGGCTCAGATGATTTTATCAATGACTTCTGTAGCTCCAGTGGATTTAAGTCTTCCCAAGCCACCCCACGATATTACTGTATAAATTTCGTGTGGCGGCACCAACCTACATCTCAGATGCACATACTAGATCCTTGCATCTTTTCTTCTCAACAGATAAGCTTAGCCTAGAAACTATAAATATTATAATTTGACAGCACATTTCCCATTGCTTTTTGCTCACATGTGTCACTGTTAACAGAAATGCTCTAATTGCAGATCGGGTTTTTCATTCTGACTGCAGTACGAAAGAAGTCTACGAGGAAGGGGTTAGGAAAGTTGCCCTCTCTGTAGTTAGCGGCATTAACTGTGAGCATCGGCCATTCAACGAACATATTTCTATTTGTAAAATGACAAAGCATTTTCCCTGAATTAGAGCTTTTTTTCTCTGACAGCAAGTATTTTTGCATATGGACAAACGAGTAGTGGAAAGACTTATACCATGACTGGAGTAACAGAATATACAGTAGCAGACATATATGATTACATTAATAAGGTATAAGCATCCATTGTCAGGTCCCAtggtctttttttttcctttttttttatttttctttggtTGCGGCTATAACTAATCTAAAAAAAAAATACTTCTTGTGGAAATACTGCCCAATAAGTGCGCCTTTTCTTTTTCAGCATGAAGAGAGAGCATTTGTTCTGAAATTCTCAGCAATTGAAATATACAATGAAGTTGTAAGGGATCTTCTCAGTGCAGAAAATACTCCTCTTAGACTCTGGGATGACGCAGAGGTGAAAAATACGGTTCGTAAGCACTGTAAACTGTAATTCTGCTAGATTTGCATCTGTTGATGGTCTGGTGTTATTCTTTATACAGAAGGGCACCTATGTGGAGAACCTTACAGAGGTTGTGTTAAGGGACTGGAACCACCTCAAGGGGCTTATTTCTGTATGTGAAGGTGCAATATTGATCTTGCTGTGTCTTACATTATTtgttgctggtgctggtgcttaGATGTTAGATGTAGTCTCATGGTTGCACTATGTGATTGCAACAGCTCAAAGAAGGACAGGGGAGactttcttaaatgaaaaaagCTCCAGATCTCATCAGATACTAAGATTGGTTTGTCCTTGTTTACATTAAAAAATTGCTTGGAAGTATGGTTTTTTTTTCCTGAAAtctttatttattaattaatgcaGACCGTTGAAAGTTCTGCACGGGAGTTCCTAGGGAAGGACAAGTCAACTACACTTGTTGCTAGTGCTGTAAGTACATCCAGCAAATATGTGATGGGTTTTTCTATATCTATACGTATGGAAAAAaaattgaagggcgggcctggtgcaagcggtagagtcttatcgcctgtgaccggaaggtcccgggttcgagtcgcggtctcctcgcattgcacaggcgagggtaaggcttgccactaacacccttccgtAGACCCctcacagagcgggagctctctgcactgggtacgccccttttttTATACGTATGGAAAAAAATTGTAAGCTATAATCTTCCCATGCAGAACTTCGTTGATCTAGCAGGAAGTGAACGTGCATCTCAGGCGTTGTCTGCTGGCACAAGGCTAAAAGAAGGCTGTCATATTAACAGAAGTTTGCTTGCCCTTGGCACTGTCATTAGAAAACTAAGGTTATTACCTTAACTCACAGTACATTTATTCAATTAGATGCTTTGTTGGTTGATAAAACTTAAGTTTTATCGTTTTCTTTATGCAGCATGGGGAGTAATGCACACATACCATACAGAGATTCAAAGCTCACACGCATATTGCAACCATCTTTAGGAGGTAATGCAAGAACTGCCATTATCTGTACACTGAGCCCTGCCACTAGCCATATTGAGCAATCGAGAAATACTCTGTTATTTGGAAGTTGTGCAAAGGAAGTAGTTACAAATGCTCAGGTAAATGTGGTCATGTCTGAtaaagcactagtaaagcatttgcaAAAGGAAGTTGCTAGATTGGAGAGTGAGTTGCGGCAACCAGCTTCAAATTCCAGTCTTGAAGCATTAGTGAAGGAAAAGGACAACCAAATTAGAAAGGTACATCTGCTGCCAACCTTTTGTCAACACATTTATGCTCTTCTGTCACAATTGACGCATTGAAATTTACTTAAAACTGTTGTTTTTGTTCATgagttttgtttctatttttattGAGTCACTTTCTTTGCTTCTTATCTATGACATATTCTTTACAGTCAGCATAGTTCCAATTTTATGAAAACCCACTTTCTTTCAATATCAATGATATCTGTGTCCTTTAACTTGCAGATGGAGAAAGAAATTAAAGAACTCAAGTCACAGCGTGATTTGGCTCAGTCTAGGTTGCAGAATTTGCTGCAGACTGTTGGGGACCATGCGAATTACTC is from Miscanthus floridulus cultivar M001 chromosome 7, ASM1932011v1, whole genome shotgun sequence and encodes:
- the LOC136467480 gene encoding kinesin-like protein KIN-7C isoform X2; the protein is MGAIGGDESVQWDKVAGPDAVNGGGGSVGRMDRIQVLIRLRPLSEKEVARGEPAEWECINDTTIMFRSTFPDRPTAPTAYTFDRVFHSDCSTKEVYEEGVRKVALSVVSGINSSIFAYGQTSSGKTYTMTGVTEYTVADIYDYINKHEERAFVLKFSAIEIYNEVVRDLLSAENTPLRLWDDAEKGTYVENLTEVVLRDWNHLKGLISVCEAQRRTGETFLNEKSSRSHQILRLTVESSAREFLGKDKSTTLVASANFVDLAGSERASQALSAGTRLKEGCHINRSLLALGTVIRKLSMGSNAHIPYRDSKLTRILQPSLGGNARTAIICTLSPATSHIEQSRNTLLFGSCAKEVVTNAQVNVVMSDKALVKHLQKEVARLESELRQPASNSSLEALVKEKDNQIRKMEKEIKELKSQRDLAQSRLQNLLQTVGDHANYSGSGTRSARSPPSIGIPSGISRDDSSLISHDDSDLYKEVRCIETSGTGRNEQLDLSAGESSSPQGSNMNSSLHGNGSNASVNSRRSRLLSESPITLEQHLENIRRPFVSLGRDLGSSTHNPSGSRILGRSRSCRSLMGSTMFDGMEMDDGTPLHRSLVGFPGRSAPNYDAESETLSRAGSIVSTKTNGACDTEFTGIGEFVAELKEMAQVHYQKQLGNQDTNEEFGDCTLKSIGLDPIADASQSPSRWPLEFEKKQQEIIGLWHACSISLVHRTYFFLLFKGDQADSIYMEVELRRLSFLRDTYSRGSTPSNAVVGSLNSSPVASAKKLQREREMLARQMQKQLTAEEREHLYTKWGISLDSKKRKLQVARRLWTKTEDLEHVRESASLVAKLIGLQEPGQVLREMFGLSFAPQQQPPPRRRSSNGWRYGIPSFG
- the LOC136467480 gene encoding kinesin-like protein KIN-7C isoform X1; this encodes MGAIGGDESVQWDKVAGPDAVNGGGGSVGRMDRIQVLIRLRPLSEKEVARGEPAEWECINDTTIMFRSTFPDRPTAPTAYTFDRVFHSDCSTKEVYEEGVRKVALSVVSGINSSIFAYGQTSSGKTYTMTGVTEYTVADIYDYINKHEERAFVLKFSAIEIYNEVVRDLLSAENTPLRLWDDAEVKNTKGTYVENLTEVVLRDWNHLKGLISVCEAQRRTGETFLNEKSSRSHQILRLTVESSAREFLGKDKSTTLVASANFVDLAGSERASQALSAGTRLKEGCHINRSLLALGTVIRKLSMGSNAHIPYRDSKLTRILQPSLGGNARTAIICTLSPATSHIEQSRNTLLFGSCAKEVVTNAQVNVVMSDKALVKHLQKEVARLESELRQPASNSSLEALVKEKDNQIRKMEKEIKELKSQRDLAQSRLQNLLQTVGDHANYSGSGTRSARSPPSIGIPSGISRDDSSLISHDDSDLYKEVRCIETSGTGRNEQLDLSAGESSSPQGSNMNSSLHGNGSNASVNSRRSRLLSESPITLEQHLENIRRPFVSLGRDLGSSTHNPSGSRILGRSRSCRSLMGSTMFDGMEMDDGTPLHRSLVGFPGRSAPNYDAESETLSRAGSIVSTKTNGACDTEFTGIGEFVAELKEMAQVHYQKQLGNQDTNEEFGDCTLKSIGLDPIADASQSPSRWPLEFEKKQQEIIGLWHACSISLVHRTYFFLLFKGDQADSIYMEVELRRLSFLRDTYSRGSTPSNAVVGSLNSSPVASAKKLQREREMLARQMQKQLTAEEREHLYTKWGISLDSKKRKLQVARRLWTKTEDLEHVRESASLVAKLIGLQEPGQVLREMFGLSFAPQQQPPPRRRSSNGWRYGIPSFG